From a region of the Desulfuromonas thiophila genome:
- a CDS encoding transposase has product MSNRRYDPDFKREAVRMVVEEGLGVREVERSLGITFGAALRFSPLAL; this is encoded by the coding sequence ATGAGCAATCGGCGTTACGATCCAGATTTCAAACGCGAAGCCGTTCGCATGGTTGTTGAAGAAGGTCTGGGAGTCCGAGAGGTTGAACGGAGTCTCGGGATCACCTTCGGGGCAGCGTTGCGATTCAGTCCTTTGGCGCTGTAG